The genomic segment TATGCCATTGTATCTGCTTTCATTATGACAAGAAGATTTGGATCATTAAGCAATCTGTTTTTAAGTGCATTCTCAAGATTATTTTTACTCACTTCAATGTCGTTAAGATAAATCTTATCATCTTTTGTAAGTACTATTGTAAGCCCCGCACTAGAAACATCTTGTATAGTTTGTGTTTTAGGAAGCTTAACAGAAATCCCTGCCTGCATTATTAAAGGTGTAGTAACCATAAATATTATCAACAATACAAGCACTACATCAGTAAACGGTGTAATATTTATTTCCGACATTATCTTTTTTGAATTATTGCTTGACATTCCCATTTTATGCTCCTACGCCCCTACTATCCAACTATCCCACTATCGCACAATTCAAAGACTCTACGACCCTACGACTCTATGACGCTTTTACTTGTATATTATTGGGCTTAAAATTTCCAGCGCGTAATTTTCAATTTCAACCATAATATGATTTATGCTTTTTGAAAAATAATTATATAGTAAAACGGAAGGTATCGCAACCAAAAGCCCTGCCGCTGTTGCAACAAGCGCTTCGGCAATTCCTGCTGAAACAATTGACGGATTTCCAACACCATATTTACCTAAATCGTGAAATGCCCGCATAATTCCAATAACAGTTCCCAAAAGCCCTATAAAGGGCGTAATTGCACCTATTGTTCCGACAGCTGAAAGGTATTTTTCAAGAGATAATGTCTTTTGGGATATTTTTCTTAATACTGCTTCTTTAATAGCAATACCATTTTTATTTTTTAAACCTTCAATTAATACTTCACCCAACAACGTTTTATTTTTCTGGGAAATTTCCTTTGCTGTATTTATATCCCCGCTTTCAACTGCAGCTTTAATATTATCCATCTCTTTCTGAGATAATGATTTTATTCTGGAAATAGCTATAAATTTATCAATTACAATTGCAACAGAAACTATCGAGCACAAGATTAATACAACAATTGTATATCCACCCTTAGTTACAAGTTGAAAAAAATCCAATGATTCGAACATTACAACCTCCTGTTTTTTGTTTATTACAAAACAAAAATATTAATTCTGCACTTTTATTTTGCTGATATTTTCCATAAAAGTATGGTGTCGAAAATACTCCACGCAAGCGATAAGAAAAATATTACATCTAACAATATAAAAAAGTTTGTTGATAAAAAATCCCTGGCGTTGTCATATGAATCTTCTATTCTTGTAATTTTTATTTCAACCCACTTATATAGTTCATCTGTGTTAAATATTTTATTAATATTGGTATAAAGCGTCTTCAAGTGCCAGTCATTTTCGATTTCAGGAAAACTTGTGTGAATACTTGATACGATTTCAAGCTTATCCCTGTTAAAATCAAGGGAATCTTTGCTAAAATGGTTATATTGGGTGAATGTCTTTAATATTTTCCATCCGGATGGAATATCAGTAAGATGTTTTTGCGCCTCATCCAATTCTGTCTCTAAAATATAATCGTATGACTTCAAAACCCACCATTGCACTAAAACCAATTTTATTATATCTTTAATAGTATCGGACTCCTGTGATGATATAAATGCTCCGAATCTTTTAATTAATATTATTTCATCTTCATAATAACCATAATTTGCAAGCGGCTCCTGCCTTATTACAAATTCCGATAGTTTTTCATAATTGGTTTCCGAGGATACTATTCCATAAAGTGTCTTTAAGTTTTTTGTAATAAAAGAATCTGCTGACACAGAAAGCTTATCCATTGTAAAAATCGGAAATATTTCCACATCCTTAAATTTACTGTCATATTTATGTGTCGCAAATTGCTGCGCTTTCATTATAATATCATCTGCAATTTTCCTACAGTAGGTGGTAATATCAGTATCATTTATTTTTATTTGGGAAGATAAATTTGCTATTTGAGTACACGCCTGTATATTCTTATCAATTTTAAAAGATATAGCAATTAACCCGCAGCCAAACCTGTAAATACGGGATTCCACATCAATTTCTTCATAACGATCATCAAAAAAATTTAAAGAAGAGATTTTTTCAGAATGCAAAGTCTTATAGAAAGAATTCGTCCCTTCTTTCTTAAAATCCAAATCTAAACCCATATCAAACGGAAATAAAAGTGTACAAATCATAAAAAAATAGTTTTAGGGTTATAGGGTTGTAGAGTTATAGGGTTATAGGATTATAAGGTCTACGACTCTACAAACCCCACGAACTCTATAAACTCTACGAACTCTATAAACTTTTCTTTCTATATTAAATCTTCTGCGCCTACTGTTTTCTTTTTGCCTTCTGCTTTTACTTTTTCAAGCGATGCTTTTATGATGCCTTCTACCTTCGCTGACAATGCTTCAATGTAATCCTTGCCAGTTCTCAAGCCTGCTTCTTTACCCATCTTCTTTATCTTTGATACAACAACAAGAGTCTCAGCCATTTTTTTTCACCTCCTTTTTACTTATTCACGAATAACATATCACAAATTTTATCACAAATGTTCACGAATAAATTTCAATGCCGTTATTCGTATCAATTAGTGAATTTTTGCCATTCGTATTCTTTTATTCGTGATTCTTTAAAATTCTTTTTTTGAAAAAAGAATTGAACATAAAATTATACATACTGTTGAATAAACAACAGTATAAATAACAGGAACTACCAAATTCATACTGCCGACATCTATCCTGTCCCTAAAATTTAAATACTGGAAATTAGGAATAATGTAAAAGAAAAACTTTACTATTACTTTTATAAAAATATTGCTAATTTTAGAAGCTAAAAATTTAAGTTCCACACCAAAATGCCCCAGTATCCAGAAAAAAATGGTAAAAACTATTGATGCCACGGCAGAAGTAGAAAACAGTGAAAAGAAAAGCGCAACTGTAGAAATTAATATTATTTTCAATATTATTCCAACTATAGAAATAAAATAAACTTTATCAACTTCCCAGCCGATTGCAAGCAGGAATCCCAGATGCAACACAACCATAATACAAAGACCCACAATAACTGTTAAAATCATACCAAAATATCTGCCTAAAATATATTTGAAACGTTTTAACGGCCTGGACAATAAAAGGTAAATGGTTTTTGATTCAACTTCCTCAAGTATCAGTGATACAGCAACGAATATGGCAACCAGGAGTCCGAATATCTCAATAGCGCCAAGCCCTAAATCCAGAAGAAGCCTTACCTGCTCGTCACCGGCAAGCACTCCAAAAAGTATATTAGCACCAATAATAGCAAACGTAAATAACACTAAAACATAAAAAATCTTATGTCTTATGTTTTCTTTCACCGTATACCGGATAATAGGAATTATATCATTCATTGTAATTCTGCTTTGCTTACTTCTGAAATAAAAATGTCTTCTAAAGAACCCGGTTGTATTTCGTTCATTTTTACAACTCTTAAAAGTTTCCCCTTGTAAATAATGGCAACACGATTACATATTTTCTCAGCTTCTGAAATTATATGCGATGAAAAAAATACTGTTTTACCTTCACCTTTAAGTTTTAAAATAACATCACGCATATCTTTTAACCCGATCGGGTCAAGACCGGTAAACGGTTCGTCCAGTATAAGAAGCTCAGGTTTATGAAGCAAAGCTTGTGCAACGCCGACTCTCTGAAGCATTCCTTTTGAAAATTCACCAAGACGAACATCTCTTACTGTTTTAAGTTTAACAATATCAATAGTTTCATCAATACGATTATTTAAAACATTTCCCGGAATATGCGATATCGCTCCGTAAAGCCGTAAAATTTCCCTGGGAGTCAGGTATTTATAAAGATACGGGATTTCGGGAAGATAACCTATTTTTGATGAAGCTAATAGTGACGGGATTTTTTCGCCGAATATAAAACAATTGCCTTCTGTAGGAAAAAGAAGCCCCAGGAGAAGTTTTATCGTAGTTGTTTTACCGCTGCCATTGGGTCCCAAAAAACCAAAAATCTCTCCCTCTGCAATTTCAAGACTTAAATTATCAACTGCAAGAAATTTCTTAGCATTAATAAGCCGCTTTTTTTTGTAAATTTTAGTAAGATTTCTTATCTCTATTGCACTCATTTTCCTATTTCTTCTTTTATTGAATTCAAGGCAACCTTTACATCCATCTCACAACAATAACCAAGATGCCCTATTCTAAATATTTTTCCTTTAAGCTCTTCCTGCCCGCCTGCCAGAACAACACCATATTTTTCTTTGACTTTTTTTCTTAAATCATCAGCAGCAACACCTTCAGGAGGGAAAACAGATGTAACGGCACACGATGCAACGTCATCGGAAGCGAGTAATTTTAATCCCAATTTTTTCAAACCTTCACGTGCAAAATCCCGTAATTGCTTATGCCTCTCAAATACATTCTCAAGCCCCTCTTCTTCAATCATATTTAATGCTTCTTCTAGTCCGTAATAAAGTGATACAGGCGGAGTAAACGGGTTTTGTCCTTTATCCGCAAAATCTTTCATTGATTTAAAATCCCAGTAAAATTTCGGCATTTTTGCCTTTGAATAGTATTCCCACGCTTTCTTAGAAAACGAAACGAATGAAAGTCCGGGCGGTAACATAAATGCCTTTTGGGAAGCTGCTACAACAACGTCCAATCCCCACTCATCTGTCCTTAAATCTGCAGTAATAAGACCTGAGACGGCATCAACAATAACCAAGGCATCGTATTTTTTAATAACTTTAGCTAAAGCTTTTACATCGTTCAACACACCGGTAGATGTTTCGTTCTGCTGGAAAAATACTGCCTTATATTTTTTTGATTTCAACTTATTTTCAACGGTTTCAATATCAGCAGCTTTACCTCTTTCAAATTTTAACTCGTCGACATTAGCACGAAATGCTTTCAATATTTTAACAAACCGGGAACCGAACGCACCGATATTTAGAACAAGCACATCATCGCCTTCGGAAAGTATGTTAACAATCGCTGCTTCCATTCCGCCTGTTCCTGATGACGGAATTATAAGTAAATCGTTGTTTGTCTTAAAACATTTTTTTGCACCGGCAGTAACATTACCCAGAATTTTCACAAATTCGGAACCACGGTGATTTATCATCTCGCGAACCATTGCCCGTAAAATCCGTTCCGGCACCATTGTCGGTCCGGGAATCATCAGATATTGCTTCTTAAACATTTTACAAACCCCCTTTATTAACAAGAATCAAGACGCAAGATGCAAGAAGTAAGATTAGGTTGTCCGTTTTTCTAAATACTAATCTTAAATCTTCAATCTTGATTCTTAAATCTTAATTCTTCAATTTTACTTACTTCACCCCTAATGTCTTTTCAATAACTTCTTCTACTTCTTTAACAGGAACAAATTTAATTTTCCCCTGAACTTCTTTTGGTATTTCTTCCATGTCCTTCATGTTTTCATAAGGGAATATCACAGTTTTTATCCCGTTTCTATATGCTGCCAGAACTTTTTCTTTAAAACCACCTATAGACAAAACCCTGCCGCGTAATGTTACTTCGCCGGTCATTGCTATATCTTTTTTAACCGGTTTATTTGTCAATGCAGAAAGCAAAGCGGTTACCATGGTTATTCCTGCAGAAGGACCGTCTTTTGGAATAGCCCCTTCAGGAACGTGTATATGAATCTCCTTATCTTTGAAAAAATCTTCTTTCAAATGAAACTTTTTTGCATTTGACCTTATGTATGAAAGTGCTGCCTGTGCCGATTCCTTCATCACGTCGCCAAGCTTTCCGGTCAGGGTAAGTGAACCTTTACCCTTCATTATAGAAACTTCAATTGATAACGTATC from the Elusimicrobiota bacterium genome contains:
- a CDS encoding biopolymer transporter ExbD, with product MGMSSNNSKKIMSEINITPFTDVVLVLLIIFMVTTPLIMQAGISVKLPKTQTIQDVSSAGLTIVLTKDDKIYLNDIEVSKNNLENALKNRLLNDPNLLVIMKADTMAYHGNVVEILDMAKTIGVKRLAIATEAKPITK
- a CDS encoding MotA/TolQ/ExbB proton channel family protein, with the protein product MFESLDFFQLVTKGGYTIVVLILCSIVSVAIVIDKFIAISRIKSLSQKEMDNIKAAVESGDINTAKEISQKNKTLLGEVLIEGLKNKNGIAIKEAVLRKISQKTLSLEKYLSAVGTIGAITPFIGLLGTVIGIMRAFHDLGKYGVGNPSIVSAGIAEALVATAAGLLVAIPSVLLYNYFSKSINHIMVEIENYALEILSPIIYK
- a CDS encoding ABC transporter permease subunit; the encoded protein is MNDIIPIIRYTVKENIRHKIFYVLVLFTFAIIGANILFGVLAGDEQVRLLLDLGLGAIEIFGLLVAIFVAVSLILEEVESKTIYLLLSRPLKRFKYILGRYFGMILTVIVGLCIMVVLHLGFLLAIGWEVDKVYFISIVGIILKIILISTVALFFSLFSTSAVASIVFTIFFWILGHFGVELKFLASKISNIFIKVIVKFFFYIIPNFQYLNFRDRIDVGSMNLVVPVIYTVVYSTVCIILCSILFSKKEF
- a CDS encoding ABC transporter ATP-binding protein → MSAIEIRNLTKIYKKKRLINAKKFLAVDNLSLEIAEGEIFGFLGPNGSGKTTTIKLLLGLLFPTEGNCFIFGEKIPSLLASSKIGYLPEIPYLYKYLTPREILRLYGAISHIPGNVLNNRIDETIDIVKLKTVRDVRLGEFSKGMLQRVGVAQALLHKPELLILDEPFTGLDPIGLKDMRDVILKLKGEGKTVFFSSHIISEAEKICNRVAIIYKGKLLRVVKMNEIQPGSLEDIFISEVSKAELQ
- a CDS encoding alanine--glyoxylate aminotransferase family protein is translated as MFKKQYLMIPGPTMVPERILRAMVREMINHRGSEFVKILGNVTAGAKKCFKTNNDLLIIPSSGTGGMEAAIVNILSEGDDVLVLNIGAFGSRFVKILKAFRANVDELKFERGKAADIETVENKLKSKKYKAVFFQQNETSTGVLNDVKALAKVIKKYDALVIVDAVSGLITADLRTDEWGLDVVVAASQKAFMLPPGLSFVSFSKKAWEYYSKAKMPKFYWDFKSMKDFADKGQNPFTPPVSLYYGLEEALNMIEEEGLENVFERHKQLRDFAREGLKKLGLKLLASDDVASCAVTSVFPPEGVAADDLRKKVKEKYGVVLAGGQEELKGKIFRIGHLGYCCEMDVKVALNSIKEEIGK